The nucleotide sequence AGCTGCGTGATATTTTCACCGGAAAGCTTAAAAAAACATACCAGCAGATGGATAAGAGAACCCCGGCATTGATCATTTATACCACCGGAACCACCGGAGAACCCAAACCGGCGGTGCTGTGCCATGAAAATATTATTGTTCAGAACCAGATATTGGAAAGGGGTATTGATTTTACCGGTGACCCGAAATATTTTTCCATTCTGGTGAACCTTCCCCCCAGCCATGTGGGATGTGTTACCGAAACATTTATGACCACCATGATGTTGGGAGGAAAAGCCGTTCTGCTAAGAATATTTGATACCAAAACCACCTTGGAAGCCATTGAACGCCATAAGGTCAAGGTGCTGGGTCAAATACCCACCATGTTTCGCATGCTCTGGAATTTTCCCCAATATGACAGTTATGATCTTTCCAGCCTTGATTTTGTTGCCTATGCCGGATCAGCCGTTGATACCACTTTTCTTAAAAAACTTTCCACCATGGCGCCAGGATTCGGAACCGGGATTGGAATGACGGAAAATGCCGGTTTTGCCACCTTTACACCTGCCGATATATCCCTGGAAGAGATGGCAGGCCAGGTGGGACGTGCCTTTGATGATCTGGCCAAGGTTTCCATTCGGAAGCCCATGAAAGAGGATGGATCTGCCGGAGAAGAACTTGCCGATGAAGAGATCGGAGAAATTTGCTACCATCCCCCCATTGTGTTTTTGGGATATTATAACCAGCCTGAGGAAACCAAAAAGGCCGTTTCCCAGGAAGGAATCCTTTATACCGGAGATTTGGGATATTTCAAACAAATGGACGGTTATAAAGCCCTATATCTTTCCGGCAGAAAGAAATTTGTGATCAAGCAAAAAGGGTACAATGTCTTCCCCGGAGAGGTTGAAGAGCATATTTCCCAAATGCAAGGGGTGGATGTGGTGGAGGCAATCGGTATGAAACATCAACTTTTCGACGAAGGAATTTTTGTTTTTGTCCGTCCTCGTGCAGGCATCAATCTGA is from Thermodesulfobacteriota bacterium and encodes:
- a CDS encoding class I adenylate-forming enzyme family protein, which translates into the protein MKNEQRLPLVNSYIDKWAKERPDSVAMVQHEDGREITYKKFASLIDFFALKLLDMGIQKGDRVATQLVLLPEHMALMYACFKIGAIIAPLDVRLSENEVVRDINKIEASTFFFLGDTPVRDFRMVGKAVKKGCPSVKHLIQFTADPQPGDVIQGAVSITDLMSKMRLVWLKLRDIFTGKLKKTYQQMDKRTPALIIYTTGTTGEPKPAVLCHENIIVQNQILERGIDFTGDPKYFSILVNLPPSHVGCVTETFMTTMMLGGKAVLLRIFDTKTTLEAIERHKVKVLGQIPTMFRMLWNFPQYDSYDLSSLDFVAYAGSAVDTTFLKKLSTMAPGFGTGIGMTENAGFATFTPADISLEEMAGQVGRAFDDLAKVSIRKPMKEDGSAGEELADEEIGEICYHPPIVFLGYYNQPEETKKAVSQEGILYTGDLGYFKQMDGYKALYLSGRKKFVIKQKGYNVFPGEVEEHISQMQGVDVVEAIGMKHQLFDEGIFVFVRPRAGINLSSQDVMEHCKSIASYKRPQHVEIWPADKELPLTRSTKVDKLKS